TATTTGGTCTGTTTGGTGCACTATTATTTCTTGTTCGCCATCAACATCGCCGTTATCGGCGGGTACTCGGCCTAAGTGTCGTGGTTGTTTTTAGTTTGTTCCTGGTGGCGGGCTTTTTTGAGCGAGGGGTGGACAATGCAGGTCATATTGGAGGACTCCTTAGTGGCTATGTGTGCGCCTTTCTCCTTGGCAAGCCTTCCTATAGGAATCAGTTTCAGTGGAAGACAGCCGGTGCCCTCGTCCTGCTAGCAGGGATGATGGTTGTTGCTTTCATTGGTTATGGTGAAGGAAAAGAAAGTGAAACGTATCTTATTTACCAAGGAGAGCAATTTTTAGATGAAGGGGAGTACGGTGAGGCAGAGGTTCTCTTTCGAAACTTGATTGCCCGGGGAACGGAACAATCACTACCCTATTACTATTTAGGTACAATTCATCTGCAAAAAAATAATGAAAGCCAAGCCAAGTTTTTATTTATGCGAGCGGTGCAATTAGATCCCCCTCTTCCAGAAGCTTATTTTCACTTAGCGCAAATCTATATCGACGAAGGGGATCAGGAACAAGCGGTCGCGATGCTTCAACAAGCCATCCAGTTGGCACCCCAAGATAAAAAGCTCCAAGAGATGCTTAACATGATGGAGCGGCGTAAGGTATGGCAGGTTGGACTGTTGTCATAAAGGCTAAGAAAAACGCTCTTTCCAGTGTGGGAAGGGCGTCTTTTTTTGATGTATAGGTGATGAAAAAGTGGCCCTTACTTTCGTCCTCGCTTGCGCCTTTGTTTCTTTTTCCAGCTCTCCTTTCTTTTTGTTGATTCTTTTCGTATATTTACAAAGATATCTTGACTATTTTCTGGAATGGACATCCATGTGGCGATGCTACCTTGGTTAAAGTCAATATCGATGTAGTCACCGATGAATTCACTAGGATTGCCAAAGAAGGTATCGGCATTAGGATCAAAGGATTGAAGACTTACCCTTTCGTTGCGGAAGGTGAGGCCTCCATCTTTGGAGATGGCTTTGAAGACATCGATTAACTGGGTTGATATGCGGTTGGTGTAGTAGACGATCTTCACGTTGCCCGTACTGGGGGAGGTGACAACGGCGGGGAAAAAATTTTGTGTGTCATTGTTACTATTATCTACTCTACTCGGCTCGGACCACGTTGCCCCGTTATCATCTGAGAAGGATAACAGGATATGAGCATTTCCTTCCACTCTGCTATCCATCCAAACCGCGTATATGCGCCCTCTATTGTTCTGTTGGGATTGATCGACTGCAAGGTATGAAAATGTGGTGGCACGAAAACCCCAGGTGGTGACAGGTAAGGGGCTCGGTACAGGTGTAATCGTGGAGACGATTCGCGGCTGGCCAAACGTTTGTCCCCCATCAGCAGAGACCGCTAACTGAAAGGATGGCTCCCCTGAATATTGAGTCCAACCTACATATACTTCTCCTCTGAGTCCGATAGCGATACTGGATCCGGTTAAGATTCCAGCTTGTTCTAATACAATTGGGTCAGACCATGTCTTTCCATCATCGGAATGTTGTAGCAGGATTGATGTATTATTTTCCTGATTATTTATTTCGGTATAGCTAATGTAGGCACGTCCGATGAAGGGACTCGTAGGGACGCGATCGATAGTAAGGTAAGGCTTATCGAATGCGTTTAAAAAAACGCCCCGATTGATGAT
This sequence is a window from Mechercharimyces sp. CAU 1602. Protein-coding genes within it:
- a CDS encoding sialidase family protein: MKASHRVKKLLPPRTRRPYKRHAVREKKNQAKYKSIQVTPSRFPQNEPSIAKLSKNIVLATANDYRTGLGFSVIGLYRSTDGGNTWSNRLLIPPSDLIASGDGYVDYDNNKVIVSGIAFTPIGAQASVITYLSTDKGRTFSPVNIINRGVFLNAFDKPYLTIDRVPTSPFIGRAYISYTEINNQENNTSILLQHSDDGKTWSDPIVLEQAGILTGSSIAIGLRGEVYVGWTQYSGEPSFQLAVSADGGQTFGQPRIVSTITPVPSPLPVTTWGFRATTFSYLAVDQSQQNNRGRIYAVWMDSRVEGNAHILLSFSDDNGATWSEPSRVDNSNNDTQNFFPAVVTSPSTGNVKIVYYTNRISTQLIDVFKAISKDGGLTFRNERVSLQSFDPNADTFFGNPSEFIGDYIDIDFNQGSIATWMSIPENSQDIFVNIRKESTKRKESWKKKQRRKRGRK